Proteins encoded together in one Equus asinus isolate D_3611 breed Donkey chromosome 12, EquAss-T2T_v2, whole genome shotgun sequence window:
- the NAPRT gene encoding nicotinate phosphoribosyltransferase, producing MAAEQEAEGRAAARPLLSDLYQVTMALGYWRAGRARDPADFELFFRRCPFGGAFALAAGLRDCVRFLRTFRLRDGDVQFLASVLPPDTEPAFFEHLRALDCSEVTLRALPEGSLAFPGVPLLQVSGPLLVVQLLETPLLCLVSYASLIATNAARLRLIAGPEKRLLEFGLRRAQGPDGGLTASTYSYLGGFDASSNMLAGQLRGVPVAGTMAHSFITSFSGTEVPPDPMLAPAADQGPRVDLAACVEAWLERVCAHLGLGVQEPHRGERAAFVAYALAFPRAFNGLLDTYSVQRSGLPNFLAVALALGQLGYRAVGVRLDSGDLLQQAQEIRRLFRTISAQFQVPWLESVPIAVSNDIDEEELARLAQEGSEVNVIGIGTSVVTCPRQPSLGCVYKLVSVGGQPRMKLTEDPEKQTLPGSKAAFRLLGPDGSLLLDVLQLAEEPPPQAGQELRVWPRGAQESCTVRPAHVEPLLRLWVQQGQLCEPLPSLAESRAFAQLSLSRLSPAHRRLEQPALYQVALSEKLQALVDRLSARGPL from the exons ATGGCGGcggagcaggaggcagaggggcgcgcggcggcgcggccgctGCTCTCCGACCTCTACCAGGTCACCATGGCGCTGGGCTACTGGCGCGCGGGCCGGGCGCGGGACCCCGCCGACTTCGAGCTCTTCTTCCGCCGCTGCCCGTTCGGCGGCGCCTTCGCCCTGGCCGCGGGGCTGCGCGACTGCGTGCGCTTCCTGCGCACCTTCCGCCTGCGGGACGGAG ACGTCCAGTTCCTGGCCTCGGTGCTGCCCCCAGACACGGAGCCCGCGTTCTTTGAGCACCTTCGGGCCCTCGACTGCTCTGAGGTGACGCTGCGGGCCCTGCCCGAGGGCTCCCTCGCCTTCCCCGGC GTGCCGCTGCTGCAGGTGTCCGGGCCGCTCCTGGTGGTGCAGCTGCTAGAGACGCCGCTCCTCTGCCTGGTCAGCTACGCCAG CCTCATTGCCACCAACGCAGCACGGCTTCGCCTGATCGCGGGACCAGAGAAGCGGCTGCTGGAGTTCGGGCTGCGGCGAGCTCAGGGCCCGGATGGGGGTTTGACGGCCTCCACCTACAGCTACCTGGGTG GCTTTGATGCCAGCAGCAACATGCTCGCAGGACAGCTTCGGGGCGTGCCGGTGGCCGGGACCATGGCGCATTCCTTCATCACTTCCTTTTCAGGCACTGAGGTGCCCCCTGACCCG ATGTTGGCTCCGGCTGCTGACCAGGGCCCCAGGGTGGACCTGGCCGCCTGCGTGGAGGCATGGCTTGAGCGTGTGTGTGcccacctggggctgggggtgcaggaGCCGCACCGGGGGGAGCGGGCGGCCTTTGTGGCCTATGCCCTGGCCTTTCCCCGGGCCTTCAATGGCCTACTGGACACCTACAGTGTGCAGAG GAGTGGTCTTCCCAATTTCCTGGCAGTTGCCCTGGCGCTGGGGCAGCTGGGTTACCGGGCAGTGGGCGTGAGGCTGGACAGCGGTGACCTGCTTCAGCAGGCCCAGGAAATCCGCAGGCTCTTCCGGACCATTTCGGCCCA GTTCCAAGTACCCTGGCTAGAGTCGGTCCCCATTGCTGTCAGCAACGACATTGATGAGGAGGAGCTGGCCCGGCTGGCCCAGGAG GGCAGCGAGGTGAACGTCATCGGTATTGGCACCAGTGTGGTCACGTGTCCCCGCCAGCCTTCCCTGGGCTGCGTCTACAAG CTGGTGTCTGTGGGAGGCCAGCCACGAATGAAGCTGACCGAGGACCCTGAGAAGCAGACACTGCCTGGAAGCAAGGCGGCCTTCCGGCTCCTGGGCCCCGATG ggtCTCTGCTGTTGGACGTGCTGCAGCTGGCAGAGGAGCCACCACCCCAGGCTGGCCAGGAGCTAAGGGTCTGGCCTCGAGGGGCTCAGGAGTCCTGTACTGTGAGGCCAGCCCACGTGGAGCCACTGCTGCGACTCTGGGTCCAGCAGGGACAG ctgtgtgagccCCTCCCATCCTTAGCCGAGTCTAGAGCCTTCGCCCAGCTGTCCCTGAGCCGCCTCAGTCCTGCACACAGGCGGCTGGAGCAGCCTGCGCTGTACCAG GTCGCGCTGTCTGAGAAGCTGCAGGCCTTGGTGGACAGACTGAGTGCCCGAGGTCCCCTGTGA